AACATGTCAATGATGTGAGATTTCTCCTGTAGAAGTAGACAGTCCTTAACATGATTGTAGAGGGTTTCAGTTGAAGTCACACACCTGAATTAAATTTGTAAGgtaatatgtatacatgtattaataatgatattccaGTCATGTCAAAAGATTTAATaactcattaattaatatacagTGATGCTTGCCTgcgataaaaaattattttcttcaaaGAAATATCTCTCAATAAGccattgcaattttttttttcatgatactGTTTGCATTTCTTAATGTCAAGATATATGTTAGACCTGAAAACATAACACAAAAACTACTgcaaatcaaaaaaattaatacagaaCAAAATATCAAAGCTCATCAAAGATGAAATGGTAACTGGATAAGGCagaatgattttatatatatttgaattttatccTATCGGTCAGGAACAACAGCCACTATCAAAGATTCATCATCAAGAGCCAATGACGTGAAAATGTCTTTGCTGACCTTTCATTGCAGATTGCTGTAGCTGCCAGAACTGGCACATCTACAAACATACTTCGCATGTTTAGCACCTCCTTATATGCAGGTAAAAAATCTTCTCCCCTGAAATGATAAGGGCAAATGCTTATTACAacttaatcaattttaataaaaatttattatatgtaatatttttttgtaaaaatcagGATGATTCTGGCAATACCACTCAGATATACAGTGTGCCTCATCACATGCTAGCAAACAAACCCTCTTCTGCATGCTACCACTAAGGAATATATCTCTACAAACTTTGATTTGACTGACTCAGGGGACATGAACAATACTGAGAACAATCCGTCTTTGATacctgtaaataaaaaaatccacatctacatatatatatacgcagatccagaaaattttccaTTGGGGCTCTGAAGGAGAtatttgagggtttttttttagcatttcagCACGTAAATGGTCAGCTTATGTACActgaacaaattaaatattttgaaattaatattcCTCTATTCTTTATTAAAGATTTTGGAAATGTacataataaaaagaaatatactgCAATAGCTTCTGTGGACATATCTGGTTCTATCAAATTTTACCGTATATTTATTTCCTTAAGCGTGTTTACATGGTCGGCCATCAGAGATTTCAGAGGTGACACTACAAATGCTATATGCTGAATGTCCCAGTCAAGCTGGAAATTGAAATGTTTTCAGTAGTTCGTTCAGATCAACAAATTATGTGATACGATGTTCCTGAATGTTTCCCAATGTGTAGGAGTGAGGGATCCATATGttcttgaaaaaattaattgtatagAGATATTTTGCCCTCCCcccacaaaaaaaattaaaacgtttCATAGTTACGAAAATTACTTGGGGTGTGGGGCGGGAGGGCGAACTCCTTTAAGAGGCATTTATCAAAAGTAGTATTTACATCCAATTCTTTATGTATTGGATCGTGTTATCGAAGAAAGGGCCGACACCATTATCTCCCCTTTGTCACGCACTTTATTACTAGAGTTATCTCCCCattgaatatataaattaaagccCAAGCCCAATAATCTTTCTTTCACTTCCTGTTGCTGAGAAGATAGGTTGGTTaagttaatattatatttttatctttgataaGCACGTGCTGCAaataaatttgtcaaaaaatacaatttacaaattattgtcaATCTTTAATTTCGGCTCAATTAATGCCGATGCTTTCAttatgttttgatttatatgGATTTTATTTCGGGTAGCCAAATATTTGGATAACCTTTCCCttagccattttgattttttttgttgttgaattttcTGATTTCCTCGTTTGATCAAGATAATTATCGATTAATCTCTTATAAATATATGCACATGTTAGgctaattttgaaatcaatttttttttaaattaacacttGTTTATTTCTACATATTGCGAATTATCAACTGATTAAAATGCCACCACGGCGGTCCAAACGGATGAGAATTGAGACGACAAGGGCGAGCGAAAGTAGAACGGCAAGGACCAGGGAGCAGCGACCCAATGGTATAATGGATGATGGCCCATCAGAACCGGTGCAAACCAATTCGGAGGTCACGCAACCATCAAGGACAACGACGTCATCTTCTTATGCCATATGCATGGACGATATTCCTCCAGCAGTCCCATCGGTCCACAACATGATAGGTATGCACGTTAGCAAcgcaattaaacaaaaaattatagaaGGGCAGTATATTGATCTGGCCTCTCTATTACCTCCTAGACCTGGTGgcgatgaaaaaaaattaattgtaaataatatgGGGGAAATAATATCCAAGGATGCTAACCCCAAAAAGGTTGATACCATAGAACAGTGGACTGATCTCATGTTTATATTTGCTGGGATTTATCTTAGTGGCCACCCTGCTAAATCCATAGAGCTTTTGAAATACATGCAGTGTGTTAGGATGGGGGCTAATAGGGGAGCAGTGGGATGGAAAGAATACGATGTTCAGTATAGGTTACGTAAGGCTCATAATCCAGCATCATCATGGGGGGAAGTGGACTCTGAGCTCTGGTTAATGTACATGACCCCAACTTCAACCGCTAATGCTCCTCAAACCCTGCCCAGAGCTACATCCATAGGAAAGTGCTACAACTTCAATTTCAAAGGGTCTTGCGAAAAGTTTCCTTGCACGTACACTCACAGTTGTTTACGTTGTAACGGCCAGCATGCTATGATACACTGCACTCTTGCTCAAACTCATATGCATAATTTTCGTGCCCCCAGATTCCCAACACAACATGCTAACAATCAACCCAGGACACAACAATCGCATTTCAGGGGACCCCAGAACCCCAACAACCTGCGCCCCCGTTTTAGATTTACAAACCCACAAGGTGTAGGGCCTCGGCAAAACCCCTATTAAACTCCCGGCACTTGAGAAGTACTTGTCAGATTATCCAGAAACTCAGACTgcgaaaaaattatttttagggTTTTCCCAGGgttttcaattatattacaCGGGGCCAAGAATTCATATTCAatcaaaaaatttgatatctGCGTATGAACATCACAACGAGCTTcgagaaaaaataatgaaggaAGTAGAATTAGGACGGGTTGGGGGGGCCATTTCGGGATCTACCAATTTCAAACCTCCGCATATCTCCTATCGGAGTGGTGCCAAAGGGGGACAACTCTGGTTGGAGATTAATAACACACCTCTCATTTCCTAAATTCAATAGCGTAAATTTTTTCATAGACCCAGAGGAAAGCTCAGTTAAATATACATCTTTTGACTCGGTTATACAGATGATTGCTAAAATTGGTCAGGGGGCATTTATAGCAAAATGCGATATAAAATCAGCTTTTAGACTTTTGCCAATATGTCCAGGGGATTTTGACCTACTTGGTTTTATGTTTGATGATATGTACTACATTGATAAGTGTTTACCAATGGGGTGTTCTGTGTCATGTAAGGTCTTTGAAGAATTTGCAACATTTTTAAACTGGTTGGCAATAAACAAATCTCATGTAGACACAATAGACCACTATTTGGACGATTTCATATTTGCGGGTCACAATGCTTCTGTTTGTAAGGACACCATGTCTGCATTTCATAGTATTTGTCATGATCTAGGGGTACCTTTAGCTGAGGATAAAACTGTAGGTCCTACCACTTGCTTAACATTTTTAGGTTTGGAAATCGACACTATTGAAATGCTGGTTAGAGTACCTTATCCAAAATGTGTTGAACtccaaaatcttttaaaacaattgtttccACTCAAAAAAGTCACACTTAAGCAGTTGCAGTCAGTGCTGGGAAaacttaatttctttacaaGGGCAATTCGGCCAGGCCGTGCATTTGTTCGGCGCCTGTATGACGCCACCATCGGTGTCACGCAACCACATCATTACCTAAGAGTTACTCAATCTATGCGGGAGGATATTTTTATGTGGTGTAGTTTTTTGGAGGATTTTAACGGTGTGGTTTATTTCTTAGAAGAAGAATGGTATTCAGATCAAAATCTCAATTTGTTCACCGATAGCTCAGGGTCTGCTCAACTAGGATGTGGGGCGTATTTGAATGGGGAGTGGTGTTTCTTTAGTTGGCCCAAAAATTGGAAATATATCGATGGGCATCACGACATGACCCTATTAGAATTTATCCCCGTGGTTTTATCCGTCATCATTTGGGGCAACAAATTAGccaacaaaaaaattacatttcacATAGACAATCAGGCATTGGTTGCAgttttgaacaaactaacctCTAAATCTGAGCTTGTCATGGTATTAGTTAGAGCATTTGTCTTAAAATGCATGCGACACAACATTTTATTTCGTGCTGAATATATTTCAACTAAATCTAATAATATTGCTGATGCCATTTCTCGTAAACAGTGGACCAGGTTTCGCCAGGCCGCACCAAACGCAAGGAGGGACCCCGAACCCATCCCCCAGTCATTTCACAACCTTATTTCAAGTTTGAACTTGATCGGCTGCTAGAAGCTGCAATATCCGATAACACACACAGGGTTCAAAAAGTCGGTTTACTGTCGTATCAAAAATTTTGTCATCAGTTCGCACTTGTATATTGGCCTCCAACACTATGTTCGGTGGTTCAGTACTTATTGCATCTATCAACATCTGGCCTTGCTTATTCAACGGTGCGTTCGTATTTGTCTGCAATTTCTTACCACTGCAAGTTACAAGGAATAGGGGACCCAACTTCTCAATTTTTAGTTACAAAGCTTTTGCAGGGCATGAAACGGTTAAATCACAATTCTGATACAAGACTGCCTATAACTAAAGACTtgcttgaaaaaataattttggttttaccCACTACATGCACTAATTCTTATGAAACAAGTCTTTTCTCGGCAGCATTTTCACTGGCATTTCATGGTTTATTTCGTGTCGGTGAATTGACTGTTCACTGTAAAATTCCGAACAATATTGTACTTGGTATGGAAAATCTAACTCTAGACCCTGATAAACAGCTATTGTTAATCAATCTCAAACATTCCAAGACTGACCAGGTAGGAAAAGGTACCATTTTGCAAATTGGTAAATCTGAGGGAGTTGGGTGTCCATTCAAGCTTGTTGAGAAATATTTAAGTGTTCGCCCATTGACTGCAGGGCCTCTTTTTTGtcactttgataagaccccgcTCACAAGGTACCAGTTTACGGCAGTACTCTCAAAAGCAATAGTTCGTCTTAAGTTACCGGAGAACACAAGATACAAATCTCATTCTTTTCGGATTGGAGCTAGCACTGAATTGGCATTGCAAGGTTTTTCTGCGGAAACAATTCAGAAATGTGGAAGATGGAAATCTTCGTGTTACAAGTCATACATTCGCATACCAAAATTCTAACTCATAGGCTTTGCTTATCTATTGTAGACAAACAAAAAGTGTGGTTAGTGGGGTCCTCAATACTGAAGCATGCTCAATTAGAAGCATTTTTAAGACCTGGAGGTCTTCACCTGAACCTGAaaaggctaaatatttcattatggTGGCAGGGGTACAGTGGCCTGAAATTGTCTCAAGTAGAGCAGAAGCTTAAAACCCTTGCAAAGGTGGGTCCTGCACCTAATGTCATTTTAATACACTGTGGGGGAAATGACTTAGGGGAGACTTCTATTAGAAAACTCAGGCTAGTTTGCATGAAGctttttcaatttattcaaaCCAACTTCCCACATTCTAAGGTCATTTGGTCTTGCATCCTTCCACGCATACAATGGCGTTATTCTCAAAACTCTCGTGCTATGGAATCACAACGTAAACGCCTTAATTCTTGTGCATCCAGGTTAGCCTTGCGGTATGACGGCGCAATTATCCGCCATCCTGATATAAAGCGTGACTCTTTGTTCTTCTGTGATGGAGTACACTTGTCAAAATTGGCTAATGCTGTTTTTCTAAATACTCTTCAGGGGGGTCTTGAGGCTATCTTAACAAAAGGGCATGCTTGTTATCCGGCTTAGCAAGCTTACCCTAGGGCACGGTTGTAAGTTAAATCCGCTCATACCCCCACCCATATGGTGGCGGAGTTCCCAATCTCTAAAGCTCCATAGCTGCTTTCGAGTTTGGGAACTTATGGCGTGAATGAGCGGCGCTGGTCATTTCAGACTAGTGCATGTATTATTATGTGGACATCGACCCCTGCACCTCCCAAGGGTCAATCGTAAATTCTTGACTTCTGCACCTCCCAGAGTCAAGGTATTAAACCTGTGAACTTTGAACTTTGAGTGAACTTTGAATGAACTTTGAACTTTGTTTGAATTTGTTGAATTatgttaactacatgtatgatgttACTTGAtgtgttgaattttgaaatttgggGCATGCCCTTTGTCATGTATGGCGGCCCATTACCCTTAAACAGCCGTGCCCAATCATCGccagatttgaaataaaattaaagaaatttataaatgttttgctATTTGTGTTTTGCTGCGCACTTTTCTGAgataatatttacatccaaTTCTTTATGTATTGGATCGTGTTATCGAAGAAAGGGCCGACACCATTATCTCCCCTTTGTCACGCACTTTATTACTAGAGTTATCTCCCCattgaatatataaattaaagccCAAGCCCAATAATCTTTCTTTCACTTCCTGTTGCTGAGAAGATAGGTTGGTTaagttaatattatatttttatctttgataaGCACGTGCTGCAAATAACCCACCCATccctcccttttgaaaaggtaTCTGCTGGTTGttctctgttttatttttcagaaaccCTGTAAGGACCTGTCATCCGGTACGGCTGTTGTATGCTACACGTGTGCACTTAACACCTGATTGGCGTGAATGAGCGGCGCTGGTCATTTCAGACTAGTGCATGTATTATTATGTGGACATCGACCCCTGCACCTCCCAAGGGTCAATCGTAAATTCTTGACTTCTGCACCTCCCAGAGTCAAGGTATTAAACCTGTGAACTTTGAACTTTGAATGAACTTTGAACTTTGTTTGAATTTGTTGAATTatgttaactacatgtatgatgttACTTGAtgtgttgaattttgaaatttgggGCATGCCCTTTGTCATGTATGGCGGCCCATTACCCTTAAACAGCCGTGCCCAATCATCGccagatttgaaataaaattaaagaaatttataaatgttttgctATTTGTGTTTTGCTGCGCACTTTTCTGAGATAAATAAAGCAATGTTAAGTACTGTATTCAAAATATAGATTTGCAATTACAAATTATACTTACTTCCCTCGTGAAGTAACAACGGGGGTAGAGTAAAGCACATGGATTTACCATAGCCTGTTGGTAACAATGCAAAGACGTTTCGCTTGTTCATTAAGCAATGAATGACTGCTATTTGTTCTGTTtggagatgaaataaaaaatcgtACACGTTTTTCAGTGACTCAAACGTTTCAGATATATTCCTTACGTCCATAACCCTAGTAATGGTGACGTTGACATTTGGCGCGAAAACTTTCATGTGACGTACTGCATATAAGAAGATGGATCATAACAAATAAAGGTTGACGCCTGTGAGGACACCGCGAAAAATCAGGATTTTTCGACCTGTCGGAAGTATTCCTCCAAAGTTTCAAGATGTTTAAGTAAAAACACGCTCAAAAATTCAGTtacaattacttttaaaaagaacattGGACTCAAACTTCAAAATTCTTTCGATGGGTGAATTTTAACTTGTTTCAGTCTTTTGGTTGACACCAACAAAAGTAATGTGTTTTATGCCCCCATCCCCTTAAGAATTACAAAAACATAGTTTTGACACAAAAGTATACATGGCATACTCCATGAATTTTCAGCGATGTTTCTCGGCGGTGGTTGAGGGGGGTTGTAGGTGTTCCGATGCCTATTGTaggtaattaaattaatatgtatatttaatgttttagaTTTTTCTGTGGCTCTACAGTATGATGCAATAAGTATTCGTACAAAACTTCAGTTttcatgttgaaaaatatttttaatagctAAAACTTCCCTAATACTTTGTAAGATGACCTTTCAGTCGAATAACACTTTCTAATCGCCGAGAAATTGTCTGATAAAGGCTTTTTATATATTCAGGCGTGATCTCAGTCCAGATGCGCTGGATTTCATGGAACACGTCTTCTTTGTTTTCTATTCTCCCAACTCTTCCCTGaagttttcttttaatcaaaagccaaatattttcaatgatgtTGATGTCGGGGCTATGTGCTGGCCAGCTCATTGTTCTTATGCCATGTCTGTGTAAATAATCTTAGGTAGAATGCGCACTATGCACCGAGGCATTGTCATCTTGGAAAACATAGTTTTCAGTCGACAAATGACGGGCTAACACGGGCCACAAATTGTCGTCTAGTATCTGCTGATATTTATATGCATTAATGTTGCCGTCGACTGCAGAAATAGTGCCGACTCCATGCCATGTGAGACATCCCCAGACCATCACTTCGTAACATGGCTTGGATTTCCGCGCCCTCACCAAATCGGGTTTTCAGCCCTCGCCTCTCTTTCTCTACACATATACACGATAACCCCCTCCATCTACAACCCTATCCTTTTCTAGGTCAGGAAAggaataaaattatcatatatttagTTTCacacacaaatacatgtagctttttaCCATAGTTGGCAATCAAAAATAGGACACGGTACGTACGTagtatatatattcaattaattttagATTAAAAGTCTTTGATATGCCTGCAGGTGCATAAAGCCTTATGAATACAAGAGAGCCTTTACATTTTCATGCAACAATTATGCTGGAGCCAGAAGAGCAGTTGAGCACCTAGTAAAGAAAGGAATAAGAAAAGGCGTGAGAGGAATCTTCTGGATGACAAAAAAAGGAAGCCTTCTGAAGAAATGCAACGTAGAAAACATCAAGAATTTTA
This genomic window from Magallana gigas chromosome 5, xbMagGiga1.1, whole genome shotgun sequence contains:
- the LOC136275405 gene encoding uncharacterized protein: MPPRRSKRMRIETTRASESRTARTREQRPNGIMDDGPSEPVQTNSEVTQPSRTTTSSSYAICMDDIPPAVPSVHNMIGMHVSNAIKQKIIEGQYIDLASLLPPRPGGDEKKLIVNNMGEIISKDANPKKVDTIEQWTDLMFIFAGIYLSGHPAKSIELLKYMQCVRMGANRGAVGWKEYDVQYRLRKAHNPASSWGEVDSELWLMYMTPTSTANAPQTLPRATSIGKCYNFNFKGFPTQHANNQPRTQQSHFRGPQNPNNLRPRFRFTNPQGDGLGGPFRDLPISNLRISPIGVVPKGDNSGWRLITHLSFPKFNSVNFFIDPEESSVKYTSFDSVIQMIAKIGQGAFIAKCDIKSAFRLLPICPGDFDLLGFMFDDMYYIDKCLPMGCSVSCKVFEEFATFLNWLAINKSHVDTIDHYLDDFIFAGHNASVCKDTMSAFHSICHDLGVPLAEDKTVGPTTCLTFLGLEIDTIEMLVRVPYPKCVELQNLLKQLFPLKKVTLKQLQSVLGKLNFFTRAIRPGRAFVRRLYDATIGVTQPHHYLRVTQSMREDIFMWCSFLEDFNGVVYFLEEEWYSDQNLNLFTDSSGSAQLGCGAYLNGEWCFFSWPKNWKYIDGHHDMTLLEFIPVVLSVIIWGNKLANKKITFHIDNQALVAVLNKLTSKSELVMVLVRAFVLKCMRHNILFRAEYISTKSNNIADAISRKQWTRFRQAAPNARRDPEPIPQSFHNLISSLNLIGC